DNA sequence from the Sulfurimonas sp. HSL3-1 genome:
AATCATCAAACTCTTGACAATGGTACCGGATGTACAAAATCAAGGCAGAAAGCTCTGCCCTGATGGAAAAGGTTATACCGCTTCGGAGCCGGATTCGCCGGTACGGATACGGATAATTTTTTCGATATCGCTGATGAAGATCTTACCGTCACCGATCTTGCCGGTGCGGGCCGCTTCGACGATCGTATCGACGACCTGGTCGACCGATGCCGCTTCGACGACCATCTCCATTTTTACTTTCGGCAGGAAGTCAACGACGTACTCCGCACCGCGGTAGAGCTCGCTGTGCCCTTTCTGGCGCCCGTACCCTTTGACTTCGCTGACCGTCATACCGGTAATACCGATCTCAGCCAGTGCATCCTTCACATCCTCAAGCTTGAACGGCTTGATGATCGCTTCTACTTTTTTCATTCTGACAATCCTTTTTGTGCTTTGTATTGTAACACTGTTCGGAAGCCGAGGCTCCCGAGCCGTTCAATTAGAGGTTGAACCCGCGCTCGCCGTGGATGGATTCGTCCAGACCCATTGTCTCTGTCTCTTCGTCAACGCGTGCACCGCCGGTGATCGCAGAGGAGATCAGGTA
Encoded proteins:
- a CDS encoding P-II family nitrogen regulator, whose amino-acid sequence is MKKVEAIIKPFKLEDVKDALAEIGITGMTVSEVKGYGRQKGHSELYRGAEYVVDFLPKVKMEMVVEAASVDQVVDTIVEAARTGKIGDGKIFISDIEKIIRIRTGESGSEAV